TTCGGCAGCGTGGAGGCCCCGGAGCACATCGCCCGCCACCTGGTCCGTGTCCGGGAACTCCAGGAGGAGACGGGAGGCTTCACCTCGTTCATCCCCTGGACCTTCCAGTCCGGCAACACGCTTCTTTCCTGCGACCCGCGGTTCGGGGAGCGGCAGGCGAGGGGGCTTGGCCACGCGGTCGGCTACCTCCGCGTCCTGGCGGTCTCGCGTCTCCTCCTGCGGAACATCCGCACGGTCCAGGTGTCGTGGGTGACGATGGGGGCGAAGGTCGCCCAGCTGGGGCTCTTCTTCGGGGGAAACGACTACGGAAGCACGATGATGGAGGAGAACGTGGTGGCATCCGCGGGGGTAGCGTTCCGGATGTCCGAGGAGGAGATCGTCGGGACGATCCGGGACGCGGGATTCCGGCCGATGAGACGGGAGGAGCATCGATGCTCGACGTGAAGTTCGTTCGGGAAAACAGGGAGGTCGTCCGGGGGGCGCTGCGGCGCCGCAGGTCCCCGCTCTCCCTGGCCGGCTTCGAGGAGCTTGACCGGGAACGGAGGGAGACGATTGTCGTTGTGGAGAAGCTCCGGGCGGAGAGGAACGCGGCCTCCGAGGAGATCGGGCGTCTGCGCAGGGAGAAGAAGGACTCCTCCGCCCTGATGGAGCGGATGAAGGAGGTCTCCGCGCGGATCAAGGAGGCGGAGGCCGGGCTTCCCGACATCGAGCGCCGGATGGAGGAGGTGCTTTTTTCCCTCCCCAACATCCCCGACCCGTCGGTCCCCGAGGGGGAAGGGGAGGAGGACAACCCGACCGTCCGCGCCTGGGGGGATCCTCCCTCGTTCTCCTTCCCGGTGCGGGACCACGTCGATATCGGGACGGCTCTTTCCATCCTCGACTTCGACCGGGCCGCCAAGATCGCCGGTGCGCGGTTCTGCCTGATGATGGGCGCAGGGGCCCTCATGGAGCGGGCGCTCATCAACTTCATGCTGGATGTCCACACCCGCGAGCACGGCTACACGGAAGTCCTCCCGCCCTTTTTGGCGAACTCCGCCTCCTTTTTCGGCACCGGGCAGCTCCCCAAGTTCGAGGAGGACCTGTTCCACGTGACCGGGACCGACTACTACCTCGTGCCGACGGCCGAGGTGCCGGTCACCAACATCGTGCGGGACGAGATCCTTCCCGCACAGTCGCTTCCCCTCAAGATGACGGCCT
This window of the Candidatus Deferrimicrobiaceae bacterium genome carries:
- the serS gene encoding serine--tRNA ligase, with the translated sequence MLDVKFVRENREVVRGALRRRRSPLSLAGFEELDRERRETIVVVEKLRAERNAASEEIGRLRREKKDSSALMERMKEVSARIKEAEAGLPDIERRMEEVLFSLPNIPDPSVPEGEGEEDNPTVRAWGDPPSFSFPVRDHVDIGTALSILDFDRAAKIAGARFCLMMGAGALMERALINFMLDVHTREHGYTEVLPPFLANSASFFGTGQLPKFEEDLFHVTGTDYYLVPTAEVPVTNIVRDEILPAQSLPLKMTAYTPCFRAEAGSHGKDVRGMIRQHQFNKVELVKICRPEESWAELESLTADAEDILRRLSLPYRVVTLCTADLGFSAAKTYDIEVWIPSQGRYREISSCSNFTDFQARRAKIRFRDGDTGKTRLAHTLNGSGLAVGRTVVAILENFQQEDGSVAIPEALRPYMGGLDRIAKAKGRS